A window of the Dioscorea cayenensis subsp. rotundata cultivar TDr96_F1 chromosome 14, TDr96_F1_v2_PseudoChromosome.rev07_lg8_w22 25.fasta, whole genome shotgun sequence genome harbors these coding sequences:
- the LOC120275337 gene encoding NAC domain-containing protein 83-like, giving the protein MESLEYSKKINGGVWKKLPPGFRFRPTDEELVVQYLWRKVLSFPLPSSIIPEIDLNDYDPKNLHDWIEREKEGYFFKCKRSTNGSGSSEEKRSSGYWKAIGKEMPILSSRSNKLVGMKKVLIFFRGRCKTKWIMHEFRLAGVAAGIKSRMFSQKESFTCQEKEWMVCRIFKKRKDKKIHARVTDHSIDSKNQVNKVSRNSTSSSSSSSSSSPSSSSSSNLSCVIDVMEDSGSEDEFSSKSMDSSSYGNLQD; this is encoded by the exons atggaGAGCTTAGAGTACTCGAAGAAGATTAATGGAGGAGTTTGGAAGAAACTTCCACCGGGTTTTCGATTCCGTCCTACCGACGAAGAACTTGTCGTTCAATATTTATGGCGAAAAGTCTTATCCTTCCCTTTACCATCCTCTATCATTCCTGAGATTGATCTCAATGATTATGATCCTAAAAACTTACATG ATTGGATAGAGAGGGAGAAGGAAGGGTACTTCTTCAAGTGCAAAAGAAGTACTAATGGAAGTGGTAGTAGTGAAGAGAAGAGATCAAGTGGATATTGGAAGGCAATTGGAAAAGAGATGCCAATCTTATCTTCAAGAAGCAATAAATTGGTAGGAATGAAGAAGGTTCTCATCTTTTTTAGGGGGAGATGTAAGACTAAATGGATCATGCATGAGTTCCGGCTCGCCGGAGTTGCCGCCGGAATCAAGTCTCGTATGTTTTCTCAAAAAGAA AGTTTCACTTGTCAAGAGAAAGAATGGATGGTTTGCCGAATTTTCAAGAAGAGAAAAGATAAGAAGATTCATGCAAGGGTCACAGATCACTCAATTGATTcaaaaaatcaagtaaacaaggTTTCTAGGAATTCTACttcctcttcatcatcatcatcatcatcatcaccatcatcttcttcttcttcgaatttGAGTTGTGTTATTGATGTTATGGAGGATTCTGGCAGTGAAGATGAGTTTAGCAGTAAAAGCATGGATTCATCTTCATATGGGAATCTTCAAGATTAA